The DNA window GACTCCAACCTCGATAGCTTTTgcaattttatttgaaatacaATGTTGAGAATTGCCCTTTTAACCTTGTTTTGCTGCCTCATGGCTGCACCATACCTACAAAATGTGAGCGGAGATGCAGCTCTAATAACCAAAGTTTGCTCCAGAACACCGCAATTTGACTATTGCTACGTTTGCATTCAAGGTGATGCTACTCGCGATAAAGAGGATGTAAAAGGGCTTGCAAGACAATCAATCACTTGTTCTGGGATACAAACGTTGTACGTTTATAATGATTTCGACAACTTGTTGAAGAATGCAACCGATCCTACGTTCAAGAAAACATGCATCCTGTGCAAAGAATTTATACTTGGCGCATTGTATAATGTTGGAGAAGCACGACAGAGCTTTAGGGATGGGGATTACAAGGACGCGTCAATTCGGCTTGAAGTATCTATTGCTAATTATAATAGATGTGACGAGGCAATTAAGAAGGTATGCCCACCTATTTCACAAGAGCTGCGTATGAACTTGGATAAGGTGAAAGGTTTCTACGAAGTTGCTATTGCAATTCTGTTCCAAATTTAACGAAGGAGGCCTTTATTTAACTTTTTGATATATAATGCTGATCAAGAACAAGCAACGCAAAGAAATATATTTGCGGGCCGGGGCATGATTCTTGAATGATTTGTTATTATTGTACCTCTTCAAAATGTTACACTATTATTCTGATCCGAAGTCAAGTATTACCTATAGTTTTGAGGATATGTCAAGATCACTGCCATATGTTGATGTACTATATTAGTGGAGCTATACAGGGATTACACCAAAAACTAACCAAAAGGACAAATTTATTGATTTGTGAGGTAATATGTAGAGCAGTGTTTAAAGTGGCGATTTACATGATAACAGATTAGATTAGATCTACTATATATAGTAATTTTGGGTGCTATGGTGCATAATTGTAGCTCTAGAAAGCATACAGTTTGTCTGGATATAAAATAatgttatttgaaatttttttaagaataATACAGTAGTACATTCTATGATTTGATGTATGAAATAAAATGATTGAAGAACGTGTTTAGGATGCTTAGTTTATTTTGGGAAAAATTTAACAATTCAAACAAACTCATAATAGTTATATGCATACACTTCGTTTCGGTAGGGTGAAGAGCAAAGAGCAGTTTCAGTTTGTTTGGCCTTCCCTTAGGACTTTGATAGATTGAAGTTAAATTCGTCCCCATatttttttctgatttcatatgcTGCAAGTCTGTAGGCAATTCCACTCACCTCTTCCTCCACCGAAAAAGCAGTCAAGAGGGCATTGAGTGGGAAGGAGGACTGACGAGTGACTATATTTTGCCTTCAGATATTGTTCTGAAGCTTGGTTCCAGATGAaatatttaccttttttttgttggtttttaTAATATAAGTTGTATACAATGTTCAATGCTTTGAAATTTGGACATTTCTTACTGATTTTTATCTAAGGAGATAATATCTCAATTTGCAACATGCTCACCATCTAGTGCAATTGTTTCTTTATTACACTTACTTGAAAATtgacttttattttttcttcaacGCTGCATACTTGACAgactaaaatcaaaattaaatgTCGGACAAAGGGCTCGACAACAGTTGATTATGTATATGACTAATTTTCAACTCTAGTATTTGATcggaaaagcaaaaaaaaaaaaaaagaaatcgaACATGAAGAATCATAGATAAGAATACTAAAAAAAGAAATCATAAATAGATCAAAACTGGATTACTTGCTGGTCTTATCCCCTCAACAACACAAGTACATGTATGCACCTTTAcataatctttttcttttttttggtttaaaccACTTCGGAAAGGTGGGTGGTTTGGCTAAACCCCTACATTCATTCGTTAAATAAGGCTTTGGAACCAATTGAATGTCTCAAAATTGTTTTTTGCAACAAGTCGGAATATGATTCATGGAAGCTCTTATCTTTCATACTTCAACCAATGTCAAATAACTCATTGTCATTAGCGATTTCCTATCTGCCCACGGGATATATAGTTTAGCCGGTCATGTAGTCCTTCTTTAAGGCATTGACCAATG is part of the Coffea eugenioides isolate CCC68of chromosome 6, Ceug_1.0, whole genome shotgun sequence genome and encodes:
- the LOC113773637 gene encoding pectinesterase inhibitor-like; its protein translation is MAAPYLQNVSGDAALITKVCSRTPQFDYCYVCIQGDATRDKEDVKGLARQSITCSGIQTLYVYNDFDNLLKNATDPTFKKTCILCKEFILGALYNVGEARQSFRDGDYKDASIRLEVSIANYNRCDEAIKKVCPPISQELRMNLDKVKGFYEVAIAILFQI